The following proteins come from a genomic window of Pseudomonas putida:
- a CDS encoding TolC family protein, protein MPRYNRNVLPKTPVSPWKIAALCAVISGLMAPAALAQSISLPQALSTAMDANPDLAAARQEIGIADGARKQAGLIPNPTISYDVEDTRRNTSQTTVSLSQTLELGGKRGARVDVATYGQTAAQLELDRRVNGLRADVVQAFYAALRAQTGLDLAKQSLELTERGLRIVDGRVRAGKSSPVEATRAQVQLAEAQLQVRRAETEKATAYQQLAQITGSSVTVFDRLESPTLSPGLPPRTEDLLAKLDQTAEMRQAVVQIDKSDASLGSEKAQRIPNLTVSVGSQYDRSVRERVNTVGLSMPLPLFDRNQGNILSASRRADQARDQRNAVELRLRTETQTALNQWSTAMQEVESYDKTILPSAQQAVETATRGFEMGKFGFIEVLDAQRTLIVARGQYLESLAAATNARAQVERVYGEVGSTAGTR, encoded by the coding sequence GTGCCCCGGTATAACCGCAATGTCTTACCCAAGACCCCCGTCTCGCCCTGGAAGATCGCTGCACTCTGTGCAGTCATCTCTGGGTTGATGGCGCCTGCAGCCCTTGCCCAAAGCATCAGCTTGCCCCAGGCGCTTTCGACGGCCATGGATGCCAACCCAGACCTGGCCGCGGCCAGGCAAGAAATTGGGATCGCTGATGGTGCTCGCAAGCAGGCCGGGCTTATCCCCAACCCCACAATCTCGTATGACGTGGAAGACACCCGTCGTAACACCAGCCAGACGACTGTCTCTCTCAGCCAGACCCTTGAGCTGGGCGGTAAGCGGGGGGCTCGTGTTGACGTCGCCACATACGGGCAGACCGCCGCACAGCTTGAGTTAGACCGTCGCGTTAACGGCCTGCGTGCAGATGTCGTCCAAGCCTTTTACGCCGCGTTGCGGGCCCAGACAGGTCTCGACCTGGCCAAGCAATCTCTCGAACTGACTGAGCGCGGTCTTCGCATCGTCGATGGCCGTGTTCGCGCAGGTAAGTCGTCCCCAGTGGAGGCGACCCGCGCTCAAGTGCAACTGGCCGAAGCCCAGCTGCAAGTTCGACGTGCAGAAACGGAAAAAGCGACCGCTTACCAACAGCTCGCTCAAATTACCGGGAGCTCAGTCACCGTGTTTGATCGACTCGAATCGCCAACCCTCTCCCCGGGCTTGCCACCTCGCACTGAAGATCTGCTGGCTAAGCTCGACCAAACAGCAGAAATGCGTCAGGCCGTGGTGCAGATAGACAAGAGCGATGCCTCGCTCGGCTCAGAGAAAGCTCAGCGTATCCCGAACCTTACTGTCAGTGTAGGTAGCCAGTACGACCGCTCTGTGCGCGAGCGGGTCAACACTGTGGGCCTGTCTATGCCTTTGCCGCTGTTCGATCGTAACCAGGGCAACATTCTTTCCGCTTCTCGTCGTGCAGATCAGGCCCGGGACCAGCGCAATGCTGTTGAGCTGCGCCTGCGCACCGAAACCCAAACCGCGTTGAACCAATGGTCCACCGCCATGCAGGAGGTCGAGTCCTACGACAAGACCATTCTGCCTTCAGCCCAACAAGCCGTAGAGACCGCAACCCGCGGCTTCGAGATGGGCAAATTCGGTTTCATCGAAGTGCTGGATGCCCAGCGCACCTTGATCGTCGCTCGTGGCCAATACCTCGAATCGTTGGCAGCGGCGACCAATGCGCGTGCGCAGGTGGAAAGGGTTTATGGCGAAGTCGGCTCAACCGCCGGCACTCGCTGA